The Desulfatibacillum aliphaticivorans DSM 15576 genome includes a region encoding these proteins:
- a CDS encoding rubrerythrin family protein — protein sequence MKEQTKKNAYDAFIGEAKAYFRLLAFAERAEEEEVPQIALLFRAIAEAERVHATRHMNLLKEIIVKDTDTNLMKSFKKEQSISQNEYPEFLRIAEEEGEKAAALAFSHARDAEGYHAKLYEKAIYDVIKDKVSEYHVCQVCGYVTDKKAPDACPVCGAPKEKFKTVSP from the coding sequence ATGAAGGAACAAACCAAAAAGAATGCCTACGATGCCTTTATTGGGGAAGCCAAAGCCTATTTTCGGCTTCTGGCCTTTGCGGAAAGAGCCGAGGAAGAGGAAGTTCCTCAGATCGCTTTGCTTTTCAGGGCCATTGCAGAGGCGGAAAGAGTGCATGCCACACGCCACATGAATCTTTTGAAGGAAATCATTGTGAAGGATACAGACACCAACCTCATGAAATCCTTCAAAAAAGAGCAGTCCATCAGCCAGAATGAGTATCCGGAATTCCTCAGAATCGCCGAGGAAGAGGGCGAAAAAGCAGCCGCCTTGGCCTTCAGCCATGCCCGGGATGCGGAGGGGTACCATGCCAAACTCTACGAAAAGGCCATTTACGACGTCATCAAGGACAAAGTGAGCGAGTATCATGTTTGCCAGGTCTGCGGTTACGTGACGGACAAGAAAGCGCCGGATGCCTGCCCTGTTTGCGGCGCACCAAAAGAAAAGTTCAAGACCGTGTCGCCTTAA
- a CDS encoding pyrimidine dimer DNA glycosylase/endonuclease V, protein MPYADFDRSARVLDYRRLGKQRVEAETIRRTILYGSGWRNHPAVKMWAGFEAALVEYRDAVIREWVRRGYQNSMPYGVDGGGNDEIITPWWLGDERLHASHRSNLLRKDPHFYSQYGWKEPDDLPYFWPV, encoded by the coding sequence TTGCCATACGCAGATTTTGATCGCTCCGCCAGGGTCCTGGACTATCGCAGGCTTGGCAAGCAACGGGTGGAGGCAGAGACCATTCGCCGGACCATCCTTTATGGGAGCGGGTGGCGTAACCATCCTGCGGTCAAGATGTGGGCGGGCTTTGAAGCGGCATTGGTGGAATATCGGGATGCGGTCATACGCGAGTGGGTGCGCAGGGGATATCAAAACTCCATGCCTTATGGCGTTGATGGCGGAGGCAATGATGAGATCATCACCCCCTGGTGGCTTGGCGACGAGCGTCTGCACGCCTCCCATCGCTCCAATCTGCTGCGCAAGGACCCTCATTTTTATAGTCAATACGGATGGAAGGAGCCGGACGACCTTCCCTACTTCTGGCCCGTGTGA
- a CDS encoding DUF6338 family protein: MQIAPDFNSLPLFVLLVFPGLISLHIYRLLMPTKDVDWKTVTFEGLFYSALNFALCLPLIIYTHTNNYPSTNPYGYSAWMMIMILVAPIVWAYLWSKLIRCKPLMKKMNLPYPTAWDFFFDKRVTLFVLIHLKNGNKIAGYYGPNSYATSYPREGDIYLEAAIKVNDKGEFLDFVNQTGGLLVRKADYELIEFFNEKQNKQGKEE, encoded by the coding sequence ATGCAAATAGCGCCTGATTTTAATTCATTGCCATTATTTGTCTTACTTGTTTTTCCTGGTCTGATATCATTGCACATATACCGACTCTTGATGCCAACCAAGGATGTCGATTGGAAGACAGTCACTTTTGAAGGCCTTTTTTATAGCGCCCTAAATTTTGCCCTGTGTCTCCCATTGATCATATATACACATACGAACAATTATCCATCAACTAATCCATATGGATACAGTGCCTGGATGATGATAATGATACTTGTGGCACCAATAGTCTGGGCATATCTGTGGAGTAAGCTAATCAGATGTAAGCCCCTCATGAAAAAAATGAATTTGCCGTATCCAACAGCATGGGACTTTTTTTTTGATAAGAGAGTTACCTTGTTTGTTTTAATTCACTTAAAAAATGGAAATAAAATTGCAGGATATTACGGCCCTAATTCCTATGCTACGTCATATCCGCGTGAGGGAGATATCTATTTGGAGGCAGCCATCAAAGTTAACGATAAGGGAGAATTTCTTGATTTTGTTAACCAAACTGGTGGCCTTTTAGTGCGCAAAGCAGACTATGAGTTAATCGAGTTTTTTAACGAAAAACAAAACAAACAAGGAAAGGAGGAGTAA
- a CDS encoding TRAP transporter substrate-binding protein, translated as MKRIVLCLTAVALLLAVLGPVPAMAGKTVNLTYSIFLPEKHAQAQAAIAWAKEVEKRTNGAVNITIFAGGTLTKGPKVYEGVVSGISDIGNSCFAYTSGRFPVMQAIDLPMGYPNGKVASRVANDFGLKHADQGLKDVKLLYVHAHGPGLLHTQKPVRTLADLKGMKIRSTGFSAEVVSALGGVPVAMGQGDAYEALKTGVVEGTITPIETLKGWKQAEVVNYTTECSAVGYTTAMYVVMNKAKWNSLSPAVQKIMEEVSAEYVDIHGAAWDAADEAGRAFTLEKGNEIIPLSEEENKLWAEKAQPVITKYEESVPNGAVYVQEIRDAIKKAE; from the coding sequence ATGAAAAGGATAGTTCTGTGCTTGACGGCTGTGGCGTTGCTTCTGGCGGTATTAGGTCCTGTTCCGGCAATGGCCGGAAAGACCGTAAACCTGACTTACAGCATTTTCCTTCCCGAGAAGCACGCCCAGGCCCAGGCGGCCATTGCATGGGCCAAAGAAGTGGAAAAGCGCACCAACGGCGCCGTCAACATCACCATTTTCGCCGGCGGCACTCTGACCAAGGGCCCCAAGGTTTATGAAGGCGTTGTCTCCGGGATTTCCGACATTGGAAACTCCTGTTTTGCATATACCTCCGGCCGCTTCCCCGTCATGCAGGCTATTGACCTTCCCATGGGATACCCCAACGGCAAGGTGGCCAGCCGCGTGGCCAACGATTTCGGTCTGAAGCACGCCGATCAGGGCCTGAAAGACGTGAAGCTGCTTTACGTGCATGCTCATGGACCCGGCCTGCTCCACACCCAGAAGCCCGTCAGGACTCTGGCTGACCTCAAGGGCATGAAAATCCGTTCCACCGGCTTCTCCGCCGAAGTGGTCTCCGCCCTGGGCGGCGTTCCGGTCGCCATGGGTCAGGGCGATGCTTACGAAGCCCTGAAAACCGGCGTGGTCGAAGGCACCATCACCCCCATCGAAACCCTGAAGGGCTGGAAACAGGCCGAAGTGGTCAACTACACCACCGAATGCTCCGCCGTGGGCTATACCACCGCCATGTATGTGGTGATGAACAAGGCCAAATGGAACTCCCTGTCTCCTGCAGTCCAAAAAATTATGGAAGAAGTGAGCGCCGAGTATGTTGACATCCATGGCGCCGCGTGGGATGCTGCCGACGAAGCCGGTCGCGCTTTTACTTTGGAAAAAGGCAACGAGATCATTCCTCTGAGCGAGGAAGAGAATAAACTGTGGGCGGAGAAGGCTCAGCCCGTCATCACCAAATACGAAGAAAGCGTCCCCAACGGGGCCGTTTATGTTCAGGAGATTCGCGACGCCATCAAAAAGGCTGAATAA
- a CDS encoding TRAP transporter small permease, protein MKTLEKISEALASVLHYVAGAAVFGMMIVTCLDVVLRTFRMTVPGAYELVAYLGGIAVAFAMAHTTMAKGHVAVSIIVRRFPKRLQNAIDSVTSAMGCVVFFLAARKIMEMGLDYQHAGQVSMTLKMPLYPVAYAIGVSLFVVSFVLFTAFLGHAGKAMKS, encoded by the coding sequence ATGAAAACTTTGGAGAAAATATCGGAAGCCCTCGCCTCGGTCCTGCACTATGTGGCGGGGGCTGCCGTTTTTGGCATGATGATCGTCACATGCCTGGATGTGGTCCTGCGCACTTTTCGCATGACCGTGCCCGGCGCGTACGAATTGGTGGCTTACCTGGGCGGCATTGCAGTGGCTTTCGCCATGGCCCATACCACGATGGCAAAGGGGCATGTGGCCGTCAGCATTATAGTCCGGCGCTTTCCCAAAAGGCTGCAAAACGCCATTGATTCCGTGACAAGCGCCATGGGATGCGTGGTGTTTTTTCTGGCGGCCCGGAAGATTATGGAAATGGGCTTGGACTACCAGCACGCCGGACAGGTTTCCATGACCCTTAAAATGCCTTTATACCCCGTGGCTTACGCCATCGGGGTTTCGCTTTTTGTGGTCAGCTTCGTTCTATTTACGGCCTTTTTGGGGCACGCGGGAAAGGCTATGAAATCATGA
- a CDS encoding TRAP transporter large permease has protein sequence MSMTTIGILGIVILLILLFSRMPVAFVMAMLGCAGFSYVVNPSAGIAMLGQDIYETFSSYGLTVIPLFVLMGQIAFQAGISRRLYDSAYILVGHKPGGLAMATVGACAAFSAVSGSTNATAATMAVVTLPEMKRYNYDMGLATGTVAAAGSLGILIPPSVIFIVYGILTQESIGKLFMAGIIPGCILTVLFLLTIYIRVKMNPSIAPAGEAFTWREKAISFLGVAEALILFSLVMGGMFFGFFTPTEAAAVGAFLTLVIAVVRRQINWKGLVKALGDTTRISCMVMMIATGAIVFGKFMAITRIPYSLAEWIAGLPLPATAIMGMIILVYLLGGCFMDALAMVMLTVPIFFPVVERLGFDPIWFGVTIVLVTEMGVITPPVGINVYVVKGVATDVPLETIFKGVLPMLIPLVLCCLMLLFFPKIATFLPSLMG, from the coding sequence ATGAGCATGACCACCATCGGCATTCTGGGCATCGTCATCCTGCTGATTTTGCTGTTTTCCCGCATGCCCGTGGCTTTTGTCATGGCCATGCTGGGCTGCGCCGGATTCTCCTACGTGGTGAACCCTTCGGCGGGAATCGCCATGCTGGGGCAGGACATCTACGAAACCTTTTCGTCCTACGGCCTCACGGTCATACCCCTGTTTGTACTCATGGGGCAGATCGCCTTTCAGGCCGGGATCAGCCGCCGCTTGTATGACTCCGCCTATATATTGGTGGGGCACAAGCCGGGCGGACTGGCTATGGCCACCGTGGGCGCGTGCGCGGCTTTTTCCGCGGTTTCCGGGTCCACCAACGCCACCGCCGCCACCATGGCCGTGGTCACCCTGCCGGAGATGAAGCGCTACAATTACGACATGGGCCTGGCGACAGGCACCGTGGCCGCGGCCGGCAGTCTGGGCATCCTCATTCCGCCCAGCGTAATTTTCATCGTCTACGGCATTCTCACCCAGGAAAGCATAGGCAAGTTGTTTATGGCGGGGATCATCCCCGGCTGCATCCTGACCGTGCTTTTTCTTCTGACCATCTACATCCGCGTGAAGATGAACCCCAGCATCGCCCCGGCGGGCGAGGCCTTCACCTGGCGGGAAAAGGCCATCTCCTTCTTGGGCGTGGCCGAGGCCCTGATTCTTTTCTCCCTGGTCATGGGCGGGATGTTCTTCGGTTTTTTCACCCCGACGGAAGCCGCTGCAGTGGGCGCCTTTCTCACTTTGGTCATCGCCGTAGTCAGAAGACAGATAAACTGGAAAGGCCTGGTTAAAGCCCTGGGCGACACCACCCGCATCAGCTGCATGGTCATGATGATCGCCACCGGCGCCATTGTCTTCGGCAAGTTTATGGCCATCACACGCATCCCCTACTCCCTGGCCGAATGGATCGCCGGGCTGCCTTTGCCCGCCACCGCCATCATGGGCATGATCATCCTGGTATACCTTTTGGGCGGCTGCTTTATGGACGCCCTGGCCATGGTCATGCTGACGGTGCCTATTTTCTTTCCCGTGGTGGAAAGGTTGGGTTTCGATCCCATCTGGTTTGGCGTGACCATCGTTCTGGTGACGGAAATGGGCGTGATTACGCCGCCCGTGGGCATCAACGTGTATGTGGTTAAAGGCGTGGCTACGGACGTCCCCTTGGAGACAATCTTCAAAGGCGTGCTGCCCATGCTGATTCCTCTGGTGTTATGCTGTCTTATGCTGTTGTTTTTTCCCAAGATCGCAACGTTTTTGCCGAGTCTGATGGGCTAA
- a CDS encoding MlaE family ABC transporter permease: MSVFAGVVVEPVSATGRKTIAFVQEMGRMFIFLMHSVLHMFTLPFQFVKILTQINIIGAQSLYVVSLIGLFTGMVLGLQLYNALANFGSEGMLGTSIVHTLIKEMGPVLAAIMVTARAGSAMAAEIGIMRISEEIDALDTMQINPIRFLVSPRLAAAIISFPLLTALFDVIALFGGYLTGCKLKGLNDATYWYTVENSLVMEDINGGFLKAIVFAVIVITVCCYQGYTTHMRPNGFGAKGVSASTTSAVVMSCVLILMADFVLTACIW, encoded by the coding sequence ATGAGTGTGTTTGCTGGAGTTGTTGTGGAGCCTGTTTCCGCTACGGGAAGAAAAACCATCGCTTTTGTACAGGAAATGGGCAGGATGTTCATTTTTCTGATGCACAGCGTGCTCCATATGTTCACCCTCCCTTTCCAATTTGTTAAAATTTTAACGCAAATAAATATTATCGGCGCGCAGTCCCTGTATGTGGTCAGCTTGATAGGCCTTTTTACCGGGATGGTGCTCGGGCTTCAGTTGTATAATGCGTTGGCCAATTTCGGCTCCGAGGGCATGTTGGGAACCTCCATCGTCCACACCCTGATCAAGGAAATGGGGCCGGTGCTGGCCGCCATTATGGTCACGGCCCGGGCGGGTTCGGCCATGGCTGCGGAAATCGGAATCATGCGGATTTCCGAGGAAATCGACGCCCTGGACACCATGCAGATCAATCCCATCCGCTTTTTGGTGTCCCCCAGACTGGCGGCGGCCATCATCAGCTTTCCCCTGCTTACGGCCCTGTTCGACGTGATCGCCCTGTTCGGGGGATATTTGACCGGCTGCAAGCTGAAAGGCCTGAACGACGCCACCTATTGGTATACGGTGGAAAACTCCCTGGTCATGGAAGACATCAACGGCGGCTTTCTCAAGGCCATCGTGTTCGCCGTCATCGTCATCACGGTCTGCTGCTACCAGGGGTACACCACGCACATGAGGCCCAACGGATTCGGCGCCAAAGGCGTGAGCGCATCCACCACATCCGCGGTGGTCATGTCTTGCGTGCTCATTTTGATGGCTGACTTTGTTCTCACCGCTTGTATTTGGTAG
- a CDS encoding ATP-binding cassette domain-containing protein produces the protein MTTPLIEMKDVVKSFGRHHILRGASLTIEKGEVTTVIGKSGEGKSVLLKHIIGLMEPDSGQILFEGKEFKTMKKAERKQLRSRFSYVFQNTALFDSMTVYENVALPLKEKGELSKKEITERVTTRMDQLDLHEIGNKFPSQLSGGMKKRVALARALVTNPEIVLFDEPTTGLDPIRKNAVHSMISDYQKKFGFTAIVVSHEIPDVFFISQKVAMLDEGQILIQGAPQEIQQSKDPIVQGFLRGMEANHDALTGLGTPTQLERRFEQEMELQKQQESNFSLMVFTVENLEEINEKVGHVAGQTMVKNFAAWLQQHLRANDTCSRYGMAKILAVLPNTTRKDAQKVCSKLARAARGEKITDAELYPGFCFSVSAGFAEATDDSPIDTVLAAAESRENMLYAFRITK, from the coding sequence ATGACTACACCACTCATAGAAATGAAGGACGTCGTTAAGAGCTTCGGACGGCACCATATTCTCCGCGGGGCCAGCCTGACCATTGAGAAGGGCGAGGTGACCACGGTCATCGGAAAGAGCGGCGAGGGCAAAAGCGTTCTTTTAAAGCATATCATCGGCCTCATGGAGCCGGACTCGGGCCAGATCCTTTTCGAAGGCAAGGAGTTCAAAACCATGAAAAAGGCGGAGCGCAAGCAGCTCCGCAGCCGGTTCAGCTACGTTTTTCAAAACACCGCTCTGTTCGACTCCATGACGGTATATGAGAACGTGGCCCTGCCGCTCAAGGAAAAGGGCGAACTGTCCAAAAAGGAAATCACGGAGCGGGTGACGACCAGGATGGATCAGCTGGATCTCCACGAGATCGGCAATAAGTTTCCCTCCCAGCTTTCAGGCGGTATGAAAAAACGCGTGGCCCTGGCCAGGGCGCTGGTGACCAACCCGGAAATCGTCCTGTTTGACGAGCCCACCACCGGGCTGGACCCCATCCGCAAGAACGCGGTCCATAGTATGATTTCGGATTATCAAAAGAAGTTCGGGTTTACGGCCATTGTGGTCAGCCACGAAATCCCGGACGTTTTCTTTATATCCCAAAAAGTGGCCATGCTGGACGAAGGGCAAATCCTCATCCAGGGAGCGCCCCAGGAGATCCAGCAATCCAAGGACCCCATCGTTCAAGGCTTCCTGCGAGGCATGGAGGCCAACCACGACGCCCTGACCGGCCTGGGTACGCCCACCCAGTTGGAACGGCGCTTCGAGCAGGAAATGGAGCTGCAAAAGCAGCAGGAGTCCAACTTTTCCCTCATGGTTTTTACGGTGGAAAACCTGGAGGAAATCAACGAAAAAGTTGGGCACGTGGCAGGCCAGACCATGGTCAAGAACTTCGCTGCGTGGCTTCAGCAGCATTTGCGGGCTAACGACACCTGCTCCCGGTACGGCATGGCCAAGATTCTGGCCGTCCTGCCCAACACCACCCGGAAGGATGCTCAAAAGGTCTGCTCCAAGCTGGCCCGGGCCGCCCGAGGGGAAAAGATCACCGATGCGGAGCTGTATCCCGGATTCTGTTTCTCCGTGTCCGCCGGCTTTGCCGAAGCCACGGACGACAGCCCCATCGATACAGTATTGGCCGCCGCTGAATCGCGCGAAAACATGCTTTACGCTTTTAGAATAACTAAATAG
- the mlaD gene encoding outer membrane lipid asymmetry maintenance protein MlaD, with protein MGKQSIELVVGVFVLVCLLCVAYLTVKVGRMDVLGGDTYQVSARFQSVEGLKTGADVQIAGVGVGKVSNVIIDPMDLVAVVTLQVDKGIELTEDTIASVRTAGLIGDKYIKLTPGGADEVLQDGDQIEETESAIDIMELISKYAFGSV; from the coding sequence ATGGGAAAGCAATCCATAGAGCTGGTGGTAGGAGTTTTTGTGCTCGTTTGCCTGTTGTGCGTGGCCTACCTGACGGTCAAGGTCGGCCGAATGGATGTTTTGGGCGGGGATACCTATCAGGTTTCCGCCAGGTTTCAGTCCGTGGAAGGACTCAAGACAGGCGCTGACGTGCAAATCGCCGGCGTGGGAGTCGGCAAGGTGTCCAATGTGATCATCGATCCCATGGATCTGGTCGCTGTCGTGACGTTGCAGGTGGATAAGGGCATCGAACTGACCGAGGACACCATTGCTTCCGTACGCACCGCCGGCCTCATCGGCGACAAGTACATTAAGCTGACTCCGGGCGGCGCCGACGAAGTCTTGCAGGACGGAGACCAGATCGAAGAGACCGAATCCGCCATAGACATCATGGAACTTATCAGCAAGTACGCATTCGGAAGCGTGTAA
- a CDS encoding MlaC/ttg2D family ABC transporter substrate-binding protein, with amino-acid sequence MKKFIAAILCLFLFSAPALAADPALEAVKAPLDKAMAVLNDPQFKDGQNAEKQRELLWDCIEEVFNFVEVAKRSVGRNWKKFTPEERKDFTDIFSRVLGDAYLSRIQTGYEGDTIDYLGVEAGSKDDKAVVQTVIQRPGMQIPVDYSMLNKKGKWEVYDVKIEGISLVKNYRSQFDKKLMNMKPADLIQELKEKKLSE; translated from the coding sequence ATGAAAAAGTTTATTGCAGCAATATTGTGTTTGTTTTTGTTTTCCGCTCCGGCCCTCGCCGCAGATCCCGCCTTGGAAGCCGTCAAGGCCCCTCTGGATAAAGCCATGGCAGTGTTAAACGACCCCCAGTTCAAGGACGGGCAAAATGCTGAAAAGCAGCGCGAACTCCTGTGGGATTGCATTGAAGAGGTTTTTAACTTTGTGGAAGTGGCGAAACGGTCCGTGGGGAGAAACTGGAAAAAATTTACGCCCGAGGAACGCAAAGATTTTACCGATATTTTTTCCAGGGTCCTGGGAGACGCCTACCTGTCCCGCATCCAGACCGGTTACGAAGGCGACACCATCGATTATCTGGGCGTGGAAGCAGGCTCCAAGGACGACAAGGCCGTGGTCCAAACCGTCATCCAGCGCCCCGGCATGCAAATTCCCGTGGATTACAGCATGTTGAACAAAAAGGGAAAATGGGAAGTATACGACGTCAAGATTGAAGGCATCAGCCTGGTCAAGAATTACCGGTCCCAGTTCGATAAAAAACTCATGAACATGAAGCCGGCCGATCTTATTCAGGAATTGAAGGAAAAGAAACTTAGCGAATAG
- a CDS encoding MlaA family lipoprotein, whose product MKKIVLLLAMALVLASWPVQSLMAQEQANDEYSDEYLDDDMDFLEDEEEDGIQVVQVADPIEPFNRAMFVVNDKLYFWCLKPLAQGYKAITPTCFRVGVDNFFTNAKYPVRMVNCLLQGKPKKAGTETLRFMVNTTVGFGGLGDPALKYHELEMADEDFGQTLAVWGVGPGAYVVLPGTGPFYVRDGTGMLADYWLNPRTYIFDHWETSAMVWGGEQLNAVSLRLGDYEALKQAALDPYDAVKNGYAQLRQKKIAE is encoded by the coding sequence GTGAAAAAGATTGTATTGCTGCTGGCAATGGCGTTGGTCCTGGCCTCCTGGCCGGTTCAAAGCCTCATGGCGCAGGAACAGGCAAACGACGAATATAGCGACGAATACCTGGACGACGACATGGACTTCCTGGAAGACGAGGAAGAGGACGGCATCCAGGTGGTTCAGGTGGCCGATCCCATCGAGCCCTTTAACCGGGCCATGTTCGTGGTGAACGATAAATTGTACTTCTGGTGCCTCAAACCTTTGGCCCAGGGGTATAAGGCCATTACGCCCACCTGCTTCCGGGTAGGCGTGGACAATTTTTTCACCAATGCAAAATATCCCGTCCGGATGGTGAACTGCCTGCTTCAGGGAAAACCCAAAAAGGCGGGTACGGAAACGCTCCGGTTTATGGTCAATACCACCGTAGGCTTCGGCGGCCTTGGAGATCCGGCGCTTAAATATCACGAACTGGAAATGGCAGACGAGGATTTTGGCCAGACCCTGGCCGTCTGGGGCGTGGGCCCCGGCGCTTACGTGGTGTTGCCCGGCACAGGGCCGTTCTACGTCAGGGATGGGACGGGCATGTTGGCTGACTATTGGCTAAATCCACGAACCTATATTTTTGATCACTGGGAAACCTCCGCCATGGTTTGGGGTGGTGAGCAGCTTAACGCCGTCTCTTTACGCTTAGGCGATTATGAGGCTTTGAAGCAAGCGGCCCTGGATCCTTACGACGCCGTGAAGAACGGGTATGCACAACTCCGGCAAAAGAAAATCGCGGAGTAG
- a CDS encoding HNH endonuclease, with protein MGKSRRNKRASHKEFMAFGGFDDGRDALKAEREKAREMRASQWWKRQLAKGVCHYCGREFKPADLTMDHLVPVARGGKTTKGNVVCACKDCNNQKKSLLPMEFEQYLESLDKDRPEKTEAREDDAE; from the coding sequence ATGGGAAAATCTCGCAGGAATAAAAGGGCCTCTCACAAGGAATTCATGGCCTTCGGCGGTTTTGACGACGGCCGGGACGCCCTCAAGGCGGAACGGGAAAAAGCCCGGGAGATGCGTGCGTCCCAATGGTGGAAACGTCAGCTCGCCAAGGGCGTCTGCCATTACTGCGGCCGCGAGTTCAAGCCTGCGGACCTGACCATGGACCACCTCGTCCCTGTCGCCAGGGGCGGCAAGACCACCAAGGGCAATGTGGTCTGCGCCTGCAAAGACTGCAATAACCAAAAGAAGTCCCTTCTGCCCATGGAGTTTGAGCAATACCTGGAGTCTCTGGATAAGGATCGCCCTGAGAAGACGGAAGCCAGGGAGGATGACGCTGAATAA
- a CDS encoding Spy/CpxP family protein refolding chaperone — MKKIIIVAILTAGLLLPSLAFCTGARSMPRDGWWRRPSVAQAINLTDEEKAKLEAAYIQSQRTRLDLKAAAEKEQFELEVLLESASDKEVMAQYAKMNETRDRLGEEMFRFILETRQIIGKERFKQIKDMAKQWRKDARTRSYRNQQWGNDPRLSQPNSAKPGAQQAAPSAAQ, encoded by the coding sequence ATGAAGAAGATCATTATTGTTGCAATTCTGACGGCAGGTTTGTTGCTGCCCTCCCTGGCCTTTTGCACGGGCGCCCGCAGCATGCCCCGTGACGGCTGGTGGCGCAGGCCTAGCGTAGCGCAGGCCATCAATCTTACGGATGAGGAAAAGGCGAAGCTGGAGGCGGCTTACATTCAAAGTCAAAGAACTCGGCTGGACCTGAAGGCCGCGGCTGAAAAAGAACAGTTTGAACTGGAAGTCCTTCTGGAAAGCGCTTCCGATAAAGAAGTCATGGCGCAATACGCCAAAATGAATGAAACCAGGGATAGATTAGGCGAGGAAATGTTCCGTTTTATCCTTGAAACCCGTCAAATCATTGGGAAAGAGCGGTTCAAGCAAATCAAGGACATGGCCAAGCAATGGCGCAAGGACGCCAGGACGCGCAGTTACAGGAACCAGCAGTGGGGTAACGATCCTCGATTGAGCCAGCCAAATTCGGCAAAGCCGGGCGCACAGCAGGCAGCCCCGTCCGCAGCCCAATAA
- a CDS encoding RNA polymerase sigma factor produces MKPKNCETLSSEENRLISLVRQARSGDRAAFDQLVRLHHERIYRMVFFRSKKQMDAEDLCQEVFVRAFKSLPKLKEESKFTPWLYAIAGNTVRDYYRKRKILSLFQSEPDVEPEQDPDSHEAAQPLSHVLQQEFWAQVEKFSKNLSKWEKEIFFLRFMDQLTISEIVEATGKSASAVKTHLYRGIDKYRKQSGAFAKFMEDRHEQ; encoded by the coding sequence ATGAAACCAAAGAACTGCGAAACTCTTTCCTCCGAAGAGAACAGGCTGATTTCCCTGGTCAGGCAGGCCCGGTCGGGCGACCGGGCCGCCTTTGATCAACTGGTGCGCCTGCACCACGAAAGGATCTATCGGATGGTCTTTTTTCGCTCAAAAAAGCAAATGGACGCCGAGGACTTGTGCCAGGAAGTTTTCGTCAGGGCGTTCAAGAGCCTGCCCAAGCTCAAGGAGGAGTCCAAGTTCACCCCCTGGCTGTACGCCATTGCAGGCAATACGGTGCGGGATTATTATCGAAAAAGGAAAATCCTTTCCCTGTTCCAGTCGGAGCCTGACGTGGAGCCGGAACAGGATCCGGACTCCCACGAAGCGGCGCAACCTCTCAGCCATGTACTCCAGCAGGAGTTTTGGGCGCAAGTGGAAAAATTTTCAAAAAATCTGTCCAAGTGGGAAAAGGAAATATTTTTTCTGAGATTTATGGACCAACTGACCATCAGTGAAATTGTCGAGGCGACGGGTAAAAGCGCCAGCGCCGTCAAAACGCACCTGTATCGGGGCATCGACAAATATCGCAAGCAATCCGGCGCCTTCGCCAAGTTTATGGAGGACCGTCATGAGCAATAA